Genomic window (Candidatus Binatia bacterium):
GACGCCAATGATCAGCGGACTCTCATTGCGGGCGCAGAAGATGCGTTCCGGATCGTGCGTGGTAATCATCGCCAGGGCGTAACTGCCCTGCAGCGAGCGCAGCGCGCTCACCAACGCACGTTCGACATCTCCGCATTCCGAGAAGCGCTGTTCGATCAGGTGCGCGATGATCTCGGTGTCGGTATCGGAGCGGAAACGGTGCCCGGCGCGCCGCAGTTCCTCGCGCAGCGCCTTGTAGTTGGCGATGATGCCGTTGTGCACCACGGCGAAATCGCCGCGACAGCTCTGGTGCGGGTGCGCATTCTCACGCGTCACCTTCCCATGCGTGGCCCAGCGCGTATGTGCGATGCCAACTTGCGCCGCCAGACGGCGGAAATGTTCCTTGCTGTCCACCTCATCCACGGTGCCGATATCCTTGCGGACCTCGATATGGTGGTCTTCGACGAAAGCGACCCCGCACGAGTCATAGCCGCGATACTCCAAATGACGCACGCCTTCATACAGCCGGTCGGCGATGGGGTGGAAACTGATCACTCCACTAATGCCGCACATCGAGGGCTACCTCGCGCTGACGGTGGCGTGGTGCGGTACCGTCGCCCCTGGCATCAGCACCGTTCCGGCCGCCAGCGTGTTGCCGGCACCAACCTTGACGTCGTCGCCGACGAACGCACCGAGTTTGCTGAGACCCGAGTCGACCGACTCGCCACGGATGCCGACCGCGACCGCCGTGCCATCCAAGTTCCCATTGATCGTCATCGTTCCCGAGCCGATATCGACATTCTCGCCGATGACGCTGTCCCCGACGAACGACAACCGTCCGATTTGCGAGCTACCGAAGAGCACGCAATTCTTGAGCTCCACACCGTAGCCGATCGTTGAACCGGGACCCAACGAGGAGTACGAACGCACCAACACGTTGTGGCCGACGTAACAGTCGCGGCCGATGTAACAAGGACCGGCGAGCACCGCGCCGGCCTTGACGACCGAACCGCGCTCGATGCGCACCGGCCCGGTCAAGGTGACGTTGCCCTCGATCAAGGCATGCCGCGAGATGATCGCTTCCTCCCAGGTATCCATCACCATCTGGTTGGCCGCCAGAATGTCCCAGGGGTACTCGACATCGATCCACCCTTGCTCCCAAATCGACGCGTTCAGACCCGGGCTGCGCACCAGCTCGCTGAAGACTTTTTCCATATCGCCTTCGCTCTTCTCCAAGAGCGAAAACACTTCCACCGGTAGCACGAAGACACCGGCCAGCACATAATTCCCCAGGCCCACGGTCGTCGGTTTTTCCACGATCCGGGTAATGCGTGTGCCACTGAGATAGACATTCCCGTACCGGCCCGTTGGCGGACCAGGCAAGCAAACGCAAGCAATCGGTCCCTTGAAGGAGCTGAAGGACCGCAAGGCTTCGTGAAAAGGGTTTTCCGAGGTCACCACGTCGCCATAGACGAGGATGAAGTATTCGCCCGGGATGAAGCGCTGGCGTGCGTCGAGGATGGCACCCACGATGCCGCCCTGCGCTCCCTGCTCGACATAGGTGATGTGGACCCCAACGTCCTCACCATCCCCGAAAATGGCCTTGACCTTGTCGCCTGTTTGCCCGAGCACCACCGTGACGTCGGTAACCCCCACCTCGCGCAAATGCGCCAAGGTTCTGCGCATCAACGATCCGCCGCCGACGACCGCCATCGCCTTCGGGCGCGTGGAGGAGAACGGAACGAGATTGCGCCCCGTCCCCCCGGTCAGGATCAAGGCCTTCATTGCTGTCCTCGCATGATACCCATCCTTCAACCAACAGTAAGATTAATCAACCCCGCCAGGCTCAAGGCTGACGGTCAGTGACTTCGGGGCAGTGACTCATTGGCGCTCGTCCCGGCCAACTGGGCCGCCAGCTGCAAAGCCGCCACCATGCTGCGAGCGTCCGCCCGCCCGCTACCGGCGATGTCGAAAGCCGTTCCGTGATCCGGCGACGTGCGGACGAACGGCAGCCCCACGGTGAAGTTCACACCATCGGCAAAGTGCAGGAGCTTGAACGGGGCCAAACCCTGGTCGTGGTACATACACACGATGGCATCGTAGTTGCCGTCCGCGGCCTGGGCGAAGAGACTGTCGGCCGCCAGCGGCCCGACCACATTGAGCCGGTGCCGGCGCGCCGCCCGCACGGCTGGTGCGATCAGACGGGCCTCTTCGTCACCGAAAAGGCCGCCCTCGCCCGCATGCGGGTTCAGACCGGCCACGACAACCCGCGGCGCGGGGATGCCGAACTGCCGGCGCAGCGCCCGCGCGGTCATGGCGATGGTCTGGTAAACGTTCTCGCGGCTCAGTCGGGCCGGCACCTCGGCCAGCGCGATATGCGTCGTGACCAGCACGACACGCAGTCGTGTGCCCACCATCATCATGCGCACCGGGACGTCGCCGCACAACTTGGCAAGCAGCTCCGTGTGGCCGGGAAAATCATGACCTGCCGCGGCCAGATGCGCCTTATTGATCGGTGCCGTCACCACGCCGGCGGCCTGTCCCGTCTGCACCAAACGGACGGCTTCCAATATGGCACTATACGCGGCCTCGCCTCGCGCCGCCGCGCTGCTCGAATGAGATGGCCGCCCCGGCGTACGGTGACGCGCCGCCAGTTCGGAAGTGGCAGCGACCGTCAGGTGACGCGGCCGCGGTGTGTCGCTGAACGCCGCGGGCAGGCCCAGACGCCGCGCCGTTTCCCCCCATACCGCCCGATCGCCGACGAGGATCGGATCGATGGCCGCGCCGACAGCCCGCGTCGCCAATGCTTTCAGCACGACCTCCGGACCGATGCCGCCCGGGTCGCCCATGCTGATGGCGAGGCGCGTCCGTGAGCCGGTGCGGGCGCTCACTGCAGCAGCTCGACGTGGTGGCGCTTGCGCAAGTCTTCGGTCAGCCATTTCTGAAATCGCTCTTCGAGGGCGGCGTTGTAGAGTTGTTGTTTGATCTGGTCGCCCAGCTCGTCGAGCTTCTGGTGCGCCGCGCCTTCGCGCCCTTCGAGTTTGATGATGTGCAGGCCGGCCTTCGTCCGCACCGGCTCGCTCACCTCGCCCACTTTCAGCCGCATGGCGGCCTTTTCGAAACTCTCCAGCATCTCGCCTTGCTTGAACCAGCCGAGGTCTCCGCCGCTTTCCTTGCTCGGATCCTCCGAGTACTGCTTCGCCATCGCGACGAAATCGGCGCCCTTCTTGATGCGCGTGTAGACCTCCTCCGCCTTGGCCGTCACCGCGGCGACCTGGTCCCCGGATGCGCCTTCGTCGAGGCGAAAAACGATGTGTGCGACTTGGAGCTTCTCGGGCGTGGAATACTCAGAGAGGTGCGCCTCGTAGTAGCGTTGCACCTCCTCCGGTGTGACGCTGACCTTACCCCGGATCTCGCGCGCGATGAGCTGATCGCGCTCGATCTCTTCGCGAATCTGTGCGCGATAGCTGTCGATCGTGAGGCCCTGGCCGGCCAATGCCGTCTTCAGCTTTTCATCGTCGAGATTATTGCGTTCTTTGATGGCGCCGATGTAGCGCTCGACATCCTCGTCCCGCACGACGACGCCTTTGTCACTGACCTCCTTC
Coding sequences:
- the pdxA gene encoding 4-hydroxythreonine-4-phosphate dehydrogenase PdxA translates to MSARTGSRTRLAISMGDPGGIGPEVVLKALATRAVGAAIDPILVGDRAVWGETARRLGLPAAFSDTPRPRHLTVAATSELAARHRTPGRPSHSSSAAARGEAAYSAILEAVRLVQTGQAAGVVTAPINKAHLAAAGHDFPGHTELLAKLCGDVPVRMMMVGTRLRVVLVTTHIALAEVPARLSRENVYQTIAMTARALRRQFGIPAPRVVVAGLNPHAGEGGLFGDEEARLIAPAVRAARRHRLNVVGPLAADSLFAQAADGNYDAIVCMYHDQGLAPFKLLHFADGVNFTVGLPFVRTSPDHGTAFDIAGSGRADARSMVAALQLAAQLAGTSANESLPRSH
- a CDS encoding sugar phosphate nucleotidyltransferase is translated as MKALILTGGTGRNLVPFSSTRPKAMAVVGGGSLMRRTLAHLREVGVTDVTVVLGQTGDKVKAIFGDGEDVGVHITYVEQGAQGGIVGAILDARQRFIPGEYFILVYGDVVTSENPFHEALRSFSSFKGPIACVCLPGPPTGRYGNVYLSGTRITRIVEKPTTVGLGNYVLAGVFVLPVEVFSLLEKSEGDMEKVFSELVRSPGLNASIWEQGWIDVEYPWDILAANQMVMDTWEEAIISRHALIEGNVTLTGPVRIERGSVVKAGAVLAGPCYIGRDCYVGHNVLVRSYSSLGPGSTIGYGVELKNCVLFGSSQIGRLSFVGDSVIGENVDIGSGTMTINGNLDGTAVAVGIRGESVDSGLSKLGAFVGDDVKVGAGNTLAAGTVLMPGATVPHHATVSAR
- a CDS encoding peptidylprolyl isomerase; the encoded protein is MLSSFSSRRTRRSRWGLTIATCCLVVAAAARAEVVNKIVATIDGEPITAYQVKKFSRDSIRGRQLNASMDKAALLDALITDKLIQKEVSDKGVVVRDEDVERYIGAIKERNNLDDEKLKTALAGQGLTIDSYRAQIREEIERDQLIAREIRGKVSVTPEEVQRYYEAHLSEYSTPEKLQVAHIVFRLDEGASGDQVAAVTAKAEEVYTRIKKGADFVAMAKQYSEDPSKESGGDLGWFKQGEMLESFEKAAMRLKVGEVSEPVRTKAGLHIIKLEGREGAAHQKLDELGDQIKQQLYNAALEERFQKWLTEDLRKRHHVELLQ